A genomic stretch from Deltaproteobacteria bacterium includes:
- a CDS encoding rubredoxin: MKRHICSNCGYVYDPRAGDPMSGVPAGTPFDALPEGWVCPLCYAAKSAFDELE, encoded by the coding sequence GTGAAACGGCACATCTGCTCGAACTGCGGCTACGTGTACGACCCGCGGGCCGGCGACCCGATGAGCGGAGTCCCGGCGGGGACCCCGTTCGACGCCCTCCCGGAGGGGTGGGTGTGCCCCCTGTGCTACGCCGCGAAATCCGCCTTCGACGAACTGGAGTAG
- a CDS encoding NapC/NirT family cytochrome c, whose amino-acid sequence MDDREKGTEPQERSRKEALLEKIGMHVPHGKEDRLHIRPRFFKFVGFLGVLFLIFSVGMFEFSTSPYFCASCHIMAPYYKAWKTSKHSHVPCVDCHYPPDVRDKMILKFQALSQVAKYVTRTYSSKPYAEISDESCLRKGCHETRLLQGVVTFKRGIRFDHKPHLTDMKRGKKLRCTSCHSQIVVGNHMEVTESTCFLCHFRGAIEGRHMNPIGGCGEKCHKSPEKDIKFGSVTFNHKDFVGARHVACQNCHLDAVQGKGEAKKERCFQCHNDEKRLSRFTDVDFMHKQHVTDKKVDCMHCHEEIKHAVKTSVEPLRFDCDVCHEHKHNVQKQLYQGIGARGVPNRPSPMFSTNVDCPACHYVKKMNPEETAFLGQTYRAGEAGCIKCHGEDFRGILDEWHKTLKDEMADAKPAVDKARALARAAGKGNARAVQLAKDAEYNFLFVQYGHGVHNIEYAVDVLTKAKADAEAALAAFGKPVEPKAGRKK is encoded by the coding sequence ATGGACGACCGCGAAAAGGGCACGGAACCGCAGGAGAGATCCCGCAAGGAGGCCCTCCTCGAGAAGATCGGCATGCACGTGCCGCACGGGAAGGAGGACCGGCTCCACATCCGCCCCCGGTTCTTCAAGTTCGTCGGGTTCCTCGGGGTGCTCTTCCTCATCTTCTCCGTCGGGATGTTCGAGTTCTCCACCAGCCCCTACTTCTGCGCGAGCTGCCACATCATGGCCCCGTACTACAAGGCGTGGAAGACGTCCAAGCACAGCCACGTCCCCTGCGTGGACTGCCACTACCCGCCCGACGTCCGGGACAAGATGATCCTGAAGTTCCAGGCCCTCTCGCAGGTCGCCAAATACGTCACCCGGACCTACAGCTCGAAACCGTACGCCGAGATCAGCGACGAATCGTGCCTCCGCAAGGGGTGTCATGAAACCCGTCTTCTGCAGGGCGTCGTGACCTTCAAGCGGGGGATCCGTTTCGACCACAAGCCGCACCTGACCGACATGAAGCGCGGGAAGAAGCTCCGGTGCACCAGCTGCCACAGCCAGATCGTCGTCGGAAACCACATGGAGGTCACGGAATCGACCTGCTTCCTGTGCCACTTCCGCGGCGCGATCGAGGGGCGCCACATGAACCCGATCGGCGGCTGCGGGGAGAAGTGCCACAAGTCGCCGGAGAAGGACATCAAGTTCGGGTCGGTGACCTTCAACCACAAGGACTTCGTGGGTGCGCGGCACGTGGCGTGCCAGAACTGCCACCTCGACGCGGTGCAAGGGAAGGGCGAGGCGAAAAAGGAGCGGTGCTTCCAGTGCCACAACGACGAGAAGCGCCTCTCCCGCTTCACCGACGTGGACTTCATGCACAAGCAGCACGTCACCGACAAGAAGGTCGACTGCATGCACTGCCACGAGGAGATCAAGCACGCGGTGAAGACGTCGGTGGAGCCGCTTCGCTTCGACTGCGACGTCTGCCACGAGCACAAGCACAACGTCCAGAAGCAGCTGTACCAGGGAATCGGCGCGCGCGGGGTGCCGAACCGGCCCAGCCCGATGTTCTCGACGAACGTCGACTGCCCCGCGTGCCACTACGTGAAGAAGATGAACCCCGAGGAGACCGCCTTCCTCGGCCAGACGTACCGGGCGGGCGAGGCCGGTTGCATCAAGTGCCACGGGGAGGATTTCCGCGGGATCCTCGACGAGTGGCACAAGACGCTCAAGGACGAGATGGCGGACGCGAAGCCGGCCGTGGACAAGGCGCGGGCGCTGGCGCGGGCCGCCGGCAAGGGGAACGCCCGGGCGGTCCAGCTGGCGAAGGACGCGGAGTACAACTTCCTCTTCGTCCAGTACGGGCACGGCGTGCACAACATCGAGTACGCGGTGGACGTGCTGACGAAGGCGAAGGCCGACGCGGAGGCCGCCCTGGCGGCGTTCGGGAAACCGGTTGAGCCCAAGGCGGGCAGGAAGAAGTAA
- the gcvH gene encoding glycine cleavage system protein GcvH: protein MDETALKFSEDHVWILEMGQTVRVGLSDYAQEQLGEIISATMGEAGKFLERGETFGEVESQKTVVEIASPITGTIRAVNDAMVEDPTLINVDPYGKGWLVEMDLDDPEELDRLMNFEDYETFVEE from the coding sequence ATGGATGAGACCGCGCTGAAATTCTCCGAGGACCACGTGTGGATCCTCGAGATGGGGCAGACCGTCCGCGTGGGCCTCTCCGACTACGCCCAGGAACAGCTCGGAGAGATCATCTCCGCGACGATGGGCGAAGCGGGGAAGTTCCTCGAGCGGGGCGAGACGTTCGGCGAGGTGGAATCCCAGAAGACGGTGGTCGAGATCGCCTCCCCGATCACCGGGACGATCCGCGCGGTCAACGACGCGATGGTCGAGGACCCCACCCTGATCAACGTGGATCCGTACGGGAAAGGGTGGCTCGTCGAGATGGACCTCGACGACCCCGAGGAGCTCGACCGGCTGATGAACTTCGAAGATTACGAGACGTTCGTGGAAGAGTAG
- a CDS encoding bifunctional homocysteine S-methyltransferase/methylenetetrahydrofolate reductase: MKKAPLVFDGAMGTVIYDRGVFINTCYDELCLTAQKLILQIHRDYVEAGAEVIETNTFGANPIKLKPYGLSDRTEEINRAAVRLAREAAGKGIFVAGSVGPCTESNQRMPDAFAAEAEGAFRAQMAALAAEGVDLFLLETFSNLNELTLAARVAKEFGGPVLASFVLNERGETSLGTKAEAMASALNADPHVDIVGINCGTGPSGTFDALQAILPHTVKPLVVMPNAGLPREISGRVMYLTSPEYFTEYAKKYIELGVRGVGGCCGTTPAHIRTMARAVKTLSGVKRHVEVKPLLRQETLVYAVPPERKSRLAEKLLSGRKVTSVELLPPKSSDMTALLAKARQCAEAGIDAINIPDGPRASARVSPMIAALSIHREVGIEPILHYCCRDRNLIGMQSDLLGGYAAKLANFLIITGDPPKIGDYPDVTGVFDVDSIGLVQVASNLNRGVDIGGNPIDPPTGLFIGVGANPCAVDLEREIERYFRKVDAGAEFAITQPVFDPEALLRFLDRTGKHHRTIPVLAGVWPLISFKNAEFMNNEVPGVVVPKAILSRMERCRSREDARKAGIDIARGIVGKIADRVSGFQVSAPLGNVETALAVLGKPSAGDPRRTFPPLA; this comes from the coding sequence ATGAAGAAGGCGCCGCTGGTGTTCGACGGCGCAATGGGAACGGTGATCTACGACCGCGGGGTGTTCATCAACACCTGCTACGACGAGCTGTGCCTCACGGCCCAGAAGCTCATCCTCCAGATCCACCGCGACTACGTCGAGGCGGGGGCCGAGGTGATCGAGACGAACACCTTCGGCGCCAACCCGATCAAGCTGAAACCGTACGGGCTGTCCGACCGGACGGAGGAGATCAACCGGGCCGCGGTGCGCCTGGCCCGGGAGGCGGCGGGGAAAGGGATCTTCGTCGCCGGTTCCGTGGGGCCGTGCACGGAGTCGAACCAGCGGATGCCCGACGCGTTCGCCGCCGAGGCGGAGGGCGCGTTCCGCGCGCAGATGGCCGCACTCGCCGCGGAAGGGGTCGACCTCTTCCTGCTGGAGACGTTTTCCAACCTGAACGAGCTTACGCTCGCCGCGCGCGTGGCGAAGGAGTTCGGCGGACCGGTGCTGGCCTCCTTCGTGCTGAACGAGCGGGGGGAGACGTCGCTGGGAACGAAGGCGGAGGCGATGGCGTCCGCGCTCAACGCGGACCCGCACGTGGACATCGTGGGGATCAACTGCGGCACCGGGCCGTCCGGGACGTTCGACGCCCTGCAGGCGATCCTCCCGCACACCGTGAAGCCGTTGGTCGTCATGCCGAACGCCGGCCTCCCCCGCGAGATCAGCGGGCGGGTGATGTACCTCACCAGCCCGGAATATTTCACCGAATACGCCAAGAAGTACATCGAGCTGGGGGTGCGGGGCGTCGGAGGGTGCTGCGGCACCACGCCGGCCCACATCCGGACGATGGCGCGCGCGGTGAAGACCCTCTCCGGGGTGAAGCGCCACGTCGAGGTGAAGCCCCTCCTGCGGCAGGAGACGCTGGTCTACGCGGTCCCCCCCGAGCGGAAGTCCCGCCTGGCGGAGAAGCTGCTCTCCGGGAGGAAGGTGACCTCCGTGGAGCTCCTGCCGCCGAAGTCGAGCGACATGACCGCCCTGCTCGCGAAGGCGCGGCAGTGCGCGGAGGCCGGGATCGACGCGATCAACATCCCGGACGGGCCGCGGGCCAGCGCCCGCGTCTCGCCGATGATCGCGGCGCTCTCCATCCACCGGGAGGTCGGCATCGAGCCGATCCTCCACTACTGCTGCCGCGACCGGAACCTGATCGGGATGCAGTCGGACCTGCTGGGCGGGTACGCGGCGAAGCTCGCCAACTTCCTCATCATCACCGGCGATCCCCCCAAGATCGGCGACTACCCGGACGTGACCGGCGTGTTCGACGTCGACTCGATCGGACTGGTCCAGGTGGCGTCGAACCTGAACCGGGGCGTCGACATCGGCGGGAACCCGATCGACCCGCCCACGGGGCTCTTCATCGGGGTGGGCGCGAACCCGTGCGCGGTGGACCTGGAACGCGAGATCGAGCGGTACTTCCGGAAGGTCGACGCGGGCGCCGAGTTCGCCATCACCCAGCCGGTGTTCGACCCGGAGGCGCTGCTCCGGTTCCTCGACAGGACGGGAAAGCACCACCGCACGATCCCCGTGCTCGCCGGCGTATGGCCGCTGATCAGCTTCAAGAACGCGGAGTTCATGAACAACGAGGTCCCCGGCGTGGTGGTCCCGAAGGCGATCCTCTCGCGGATGGAGCGGTGCAGGAGCCGGGAGGATGCGCGAAAGGCCGGGATCGACATCGCCCGCGGGATCGTCGGGAAGATCGCGGACCGCGTCAGCGGGTTCCAGGTGAGCGCCCCGCTCGGAAACGTGGAGACCGCGCTGGCCGTGCTCGGGAAACCGTCCGCAGGAGATCCGCGGCGAACTTTTCCTCCACTTGCTTGA
- a CDS encoding cytochrome b/b6 domain-containing protein yields the protein MPENDRRNAGEEAVGREVEAAVDEQLSGLPKEQAEAMRDRIRRRVREEMERELRQHAARERREAAKHARDPHANGNGHEDGEKFQRFNRNFRFQHMVMFSSVILLIVTGMPLKFPGFVLSRFVINFWGGIQNSTLVHRIGAGMLIYFMVHHLVYTILSRDGRRDFVLLLPKPQDAKDIVHNIRHFLGKNPDKPRFGRFSYIEKFDYWAVYWGCIIMIGSGLFLWFENQVMRFLPKYVTDIAHEMHSDEALLATLAIVIWHFYNVHFNPDRFPGTLLWWHGQLTEHEMKEEHPLEYEEIMARRARESAEGVNR from the coding sequence ATGCCTGAGAACGACCGCAGGAACGCAGGAGAAGAGGCCGTCGGGAGGGAAGTCGAGGCGGCCGTGGACGAACAGTTGTCGGGGCTGCCGAAGGAACAGGCCGAGGCGATGCGGGACCGGATCCGCCGGCGGGTCCGGGAGGAGATGGAGCGGGAGCTTCGCCAACACGCCGCCCGGGAGCGCCGGGAGGCGGCGAAGCACGCCAGGGATCCGCACGCGAACGGGAACGGGCACGAGGACGGCGAGAAGTTCCAGCGCTTCAACCGGAACTTCCGGTTCCAGCACATGGTGATGTTCTCCTCGGTCATCCTGCTCATCGTCACCGGCATGCCGCTGAAGTTCCCGGGCTTCGTCCTGTCGCGGTTCGTCATCAATTTCTGGGGCGGCATCCAGAACTCCACACTCGTCCACCGGATCGGGGCGGGGATGCTGATCTACTTCATGGTCCATCACCTCGTCTACACGATCCTGTCCCGGGACGGGCGGCGGGACTTCGTCCTGCTGCTCCCGAAGCCCCAGGACGCGAAGGACATCGTGCACAACATCCGGCACTTCCTGGGGAAGAATCCGGACAAGCCGCGGTTCGGCCGGTTCAGCTACATCGAGAAGTTCGACTATTGGGCGGTCTACTGGGGCTGCATCATCATGATCGGGTCCGGCCTCTTCCTCTGGTTCGAGAACCAGGTCATGCGGTTCCTTCCCAAGTACGTGACCGACATCGCCCACGAGATGCACAGCGACGAGGCGCTGCTGGCCACCCTGGCGATCGTCATCTGGCACTTCTACAACGTCCACTTCAACCCGGACCGGTTCCCGGGGACGCTCCTGTGGTGGCACGGCCAGCTCACGGAGCACGAGATGAAGGAGGAGCACCCCCTCGAATACGAGGAGATCATGGCGCGACGCGCCAGGGAGTCGGCGGAGGGCGTCAACCGATGA